The Arachis hypogaea cultivar Tifrunner chromosome 16, arahy.Tifrunner.gnm2.J5K5, whole genome shotgun sequence genome contains a region encoding:
- the LOC112754962 gene encoding triacylglycerol lipase 1 isoform X1: MEFDPIPIGSCSKENQSIYQQLFKLRRFRHALPFYHLLPIFSHQLAGDAWFLNTPEKSLSFILADQGFDVWVGNVCGTRWSHGHRSYSVKNKKFWDWSWQELALYDMVEMINYIYSVTNSKLFIVGHSQMTTGFIQMVFTMGIHQLNFKRKVSG, encoded by the exons ATGGAATTCGACCCGATCCCAATCGGTTCCTGCTCCAAAGAGAACCAGAGCATCTACCAGCAGTTGTTTAAATTACGCCGATTCAG GCATGCTTTGCCCTTTTATCATCTTCTTCCAATATTCTCCCACCAACTG GCAGGTGATGCATGGTTTCTAAATACTCCTGAAAAATCATTGAGCTTCATCCTTGCAGATCAAGGTTTTGATGTATGGGTAGGAAATGTGTGTGGAACACGTTGGAGCCATGGTCATAGGTCTTATTCAGTGAAGAATAAG AAATTCTGGGATTGGAGCTGGCAGGAATTAGCCCTGTATGATATGGTAGAAATGATCAATTACATATATTCAGTAACAAATTCAAAGCTATTCATAGTTGGGCATTCACAG ATGACTACTGGTTTTATTCAAATGGTTTTTACCATGGGTATTCATCAACTGAACTTCAAAAG GAAGGTTTCTGGCTGA
- the LOC112754962 gene encoding triacylglycerol lipase 1 isoform X2, whose amino-acid sequence MEFDPIPIGSCSKENQSIYQQLFKLRRFRHALPFYHLLPIFSHQLAGDAWFLNTPEKSLSFILADQGFDVWVGNVCGTRWSHGHRSYSVKNKKFWDWSWQELALYDMVEMINYIYSVTNSKLFIVGHSQMTTGFIQMVFTMGIHQLNFKRV is encoded by the exons ATGGAATTCGACCCGATCCCAATCGGTTCCTGCTCCAAAGAGAACCAGAGCATCTACCAGCAGTTGTTTAAATTACGCCGATTCAG GCATGCTTTGCCCTTTTATCATCTTCTTCCAATATTCTCCCACCAACTG GCAGGTGATGCATGGTTTCTAAATACTCCTGAAAAATCATTGAGCTTCATCCTTGCAGATCAAGGTTTTGATGTATGGGTAGGAAATGTGTGTGGAACACGTTGGAGCCATGGTCATAGGTCTTATTCAGTGAAGAATAAG AAATTCTGGGATTGGAGCTGGCAGGAATTAGCCCTGTATGATATGGTAGAAATGATCAATTACATATATTCAGTAACAAATTCAAAGCTATTCATAGTTGGGCATTCACAG ATGACTACTGGTTTTATTCAAATGGTTTTTACCATGGGTATTCATCAACTGAACTTCAAAAG GGTGTAG